The following are encoded in a window of Panicum virgatum strain AP13 chromosome 5N, P.virgatum_v5, whole genome shotgun sequence genomic DNA:
- the LOC120676161 gene encoding endonuclease 2-like yields MPPGKRQRQRRRGRQEESREQREMAPPPHQRALLLFPLVFLLLAPPRADAWGKEGHIMVCKIAEKYLSEKAAAAVQALLPESAGGELSTVCPWADQVRWHYHWSSPLHYANTPQVCNFKYSRDCHNSRGEQGMCVVGAINNYTEQLYSYGQKTSYNLTESLMFLAHFVGDVHQPLHVGYEDDEGGNTIVVHWYRRKTNLHHVWDVSIIDTEIKDFYNKSMDTMVEALKTNLTGGWSDDITQWENCENKRATCANDYAIESIHYSCNYAYKDVEQDITLGDDYFFTRYPVVEKRLAQAGIRLALILNRIFDGDKVDDIPLQVQ; encoded by the exons ATGCCTCCAGGAAAAAGACAGCGGCAacggagaagaggaaggcagGAAGAGAGCCGAGAGCAGAGAGAGATGGCGCCCCCGCCCCACCAGCGGGCGCTGCTCCTGTTCccgctcgtcttcctcctcctcgccccgccccgcgccgACGCGTGGGGCAAGGAGGGCCACATCATGGTCTGCAAGATCGCCGAG AAGTACCTgtcggagaaggcggcggcggcggtgcaggcgcTGCTGCCGGAGTCGGCCGGCGGGGAGCTCTCGACGGTGTGCCCGTGGGCGGACCAGGTGCGCTGGCACTACCATTGGTCCAGCCCCCTCCACTACGCCAACACCCCGCAAGTCTGCAACTTCAAGTACTCTC GTGATTGCCACAATTCTCGTGGCGAGCAAGGGATGTGCGTCGTCGGGGCCATCAACAACTACACCGAACAGCTCTACAGCTATGGCCAGAAGACTTCGT ATAACCTGACGGAGAGCCTCATGTTCCTGGCGCATTTCGTCGGCGACGTGCACCAGCCGCTGCACGTCGGCTACGAGGACGATGAGGGCGGGAACACGATCGTCGTGCACTGGTACCGGAGGAAAACAAACCTCCACCAC GTGTGGGATGTCAGCATCATAGACACGGAAATCAAGGACTTCTACAACAAAAGCATGGATACCATGGTAGAGGCTCTCAAGACGAACCTTACA GGTGGATGGTCTGATGACATTACACAGTGGGAAAATTGCGAGAACAAACGGGCAACCTGCGCAAACGA CTATGCCATTGAGAGCATTCATTATTCCTGCAACTATGCCTACAAAGATGTGGAGCAAGACATTACTCTAGGAG ATGATTATTTCTTCACTCGATACCCGGTTGTGGAGAAGAGGCTAGCACAGGCCGGCATCAGATTAGCATTAATACTTAACCGGATATTTGATGGGGATAAAGTAGATGATATACCATTACAAGTACAGTAA
- the LOC120676160 gene encoding protein MAO HUZI 4, chloroplastic-like isoform X1, translating into MAPCASPSALALSSSTRVSLPLALALRQRPEARAPRAPLRPPAARSWLGGPFSPEFAAASPRAGSRGTGRGPPPFRPRAVMTTSQIASAAFTWGTVAVLPFYTLMVVAPNASITKRTVESSAPYVALGLLYAYLLYLSWTPDTLRAMFASKYWLPELQGIVRMFASEMTVASAWIHLLAVDLFAASVCNAGRCTTTASRTTSKPGTRSRCACSSARLGSCVMWRLRAGRVRDTSSHPRSTVPPPRSTVPPPAAVRRPSAVADPRVADPFLQPPVAARVRRGPSPPRLVSHPAHRRCCSRGRPSRFVAAVPRLSAVAVACCSSRHFRSPLVAASSSAARRGVCHR; encoded by the exons ATGGCGCCCTGCGCGTCCCCATCCGCCCTCGCGCTCTCCTCCAGCACGCGG GTCAGCCTCCcgctggcgctggcgctgcGGCAGCGGCCGGAGGCGCGTGccccccgcgcgccgctccgcccgccggccgcgcgctcgTGGTTGGGCGGCCCCTTCTCGCCCGAGTTCGCCGCGGCGTCCCCTCGTGCCGGCTCCCGCGGCACCGGCAGGGGGCCGCCGCCGTTCCGGCCCCGCGCGG TGATGACGACGTCTCAGATTGCCAGCGCCGCCTTCACCTGGGGCACCGTCGCCGTCCTCCCCTTCTACACCCTCATGGTCGTCGCGCCCAACGCCAGCATC ACCAAACGCACCGTGGAGAGCAGCGCCCCCTACGTTGCGCTCGGCCTCCTCTACGCCTACCTGCTCTACCTGTCGTGGACGCCTGACACCCTGCGCGCCATGTTCGCAAGCAAGTACTGGCTTCCTGAG TTGCAGGGCATCGTGAGGATGTTCGCGAGCGAGATGACTGTCGCCTCTGCTTGGATCCACCTCCTCGCCGTCGACCTCTTCGCGGCAAG TGTTTGCAATGCAGGCAGGTGTACCACGACGGCCTCAAGAACAACATCGAAACCAGGCACTCGGTCTCGCTGTGCTTGCTCTTCTGCCCGGTTGGGATCCTGTGTCATGTGGCGACTAAG AGCAGGTAGGGTTAGGGATACCTCATCCCACCCGAGATCCACTGTTCCGCCGCCGAGATCCACTgttccgccgccggcggccgtccGGCGACCGTCTGCCGTCGCGGATCCGCGAGTTGCGGACCCGTTTTTGCAGCCGCCCGTCGCGGCTCGCGTGCGGCGTGGCCCGTCGCCGCCCCGCCTTGTCTCACACCCCGCCCATCGTCGCTGCTGTTCGCGCGGCCGCCCGTCGCGGTTCGTCGCGGCCGTCCCCCGTCtgtccgccgtcgccgtcgcctgcTGCTCGTCGCGGCACTTCAGGTCGCCGCTGGTCGCGGCGTCCTCGtccgccgcccgtcgcggcgTCTGTCACCGCTga
- the LOC120676160 gene encoding protein MAO HUZI 4, chloroplastic-like isoform X3 → MAPCASPSALALSSSTRVSLPLALALRQRPEARAPRAPLRPPAARSWLGGPFSPEFAAASPRAGSRGTGRGPPPFRPRAVMTTSQIASAAFTWGTVAVLPFYTLMVVAPNASITKRTVESSAPYVALGLLYAYLLYLSWTPDTLRAMFASKYWLPELQGIVRMFASEMTVASAWIHLLAVDLFAARQVYHDGLKNNIETRHSVSLCLLFCPVGILCHVATKSR, encoded by the exons ATGGCGCCCTGCGCGTCCCCATCCGCCCTCGCGCTCTCCTCCAGCACGCGG GTCAGCCTCCcgctggcgctggcgctgcGGCAGCGGCCGGAGGCGCGTGccccccgcgcgccgctccgcccgccggccgcgcgctcgTGGTTGGGCGGCCCCTTCTCGCCCGAGTTCGCCGCGGCGTCCCCTCGTGCCGGCTCCCGCGGCACCGGCAGGGGGCCGCCGCCGTTCCGGCCCCGCGCGG TGATGACGACGTCTCAGATTGCCAGCGCCGCCTTCACCTGGGGCACCGTCGCCGTCCTCCCCTTCTACACCCTCATGGTCGTCGCGCCCAACGCCAGCATC ACCAAACGCACCGTGGAGAGCAGCGCCCCCTACGTTGCGCTCGGCCTCCTCTACGCCTACCTGCTCTACCTGTCGTGGACGCCTGACACCCTGCGCGCCATGTTCGCAAGCAAGTACTGGCTTCCTGAG TTGCAGGGCATCGTGAGGATGTTCGCGAGCGAGATGACTGTCGCCTCTGCTTGGATCCACCTCCTCGCCGTCGACCTCTTCGCGGCAAG GCAGGTGTACCACGACGGCCTCAAGAACAACATCGAAACCAGGCACTCGGTCTCGCTGTGCTTGCTCTTCTGCCCGGTTGGGATCCTGTGTCATGTGGCGACTAAG AGCAGGTAG
- the LOC120676160 gene encoding protein MAO HUZI 4, chloroplastic-like isoform X2 produces the protein MAPCASPSALALSSSTRVSLPLALALRQRPEARAPRAPLRPPAARSWLGGPFSPEFAAASPRAGSRGTGRGPPPFRPRAVMTTSQIASAAFTWGTVAVLPFYTLMVVAPNASITKRTVESSAPYVALGLLYAYLLYLSWTPDTLRAMFASKYWLPELQGIVRMFASEMTVASAWIHLLAVDLFAARQVYHDGLKNNIETRHSVSLCLLFCPVGILCHVATKVIWHHMLHIQL, from the exons ATGGCGCCCTGCGCGTCCCCATCCGCCCTCGCGCTCTCCTCCAGCACGCGG GTCAGCCTCCcgctggcgctggcgctgcGGCAGCGGCCGGAGGCGCGTGccccccgcgcgccgctccgcccgccggccgcgcgctcgTGGTTGGGCGGCCCCTTCTCGCCCGAGTTCGCCGCGGCGTCCCCTCGTGCCGGCTCCCGCGGCACCGGCAGGGGGCCGCCGCCGTTCCGGCCCCGCGCGG TGATGACGACGTCTCAGATTGCCAGCGCCGCCTTCACCTGGGGCACCGTCGCCGTCCTCCCCTTCTACACCCTCATGGTCGTCGCGCCCAACGCCAGCATC ACCAAACGCACCGTGGAGAGCAGCGCCCCCTACGTTGCGCTCGGCCTCCTCTACGCCTACCTGCTCTACCTGTCGTGGACGCCTGACACCCTGCGCGCCATGTTCGCAAGCAAGTACTGGCTTCCTGAG TTGCAGGGCATCGTGAGGATGTTCGCGAGCGAGATGACTGTCGCCTCTGCTTGGATCCACCTCCTCGCCGTCGACCTCTTCGCGGCAAG GCAGGTGTACCACGACGGCCTCAAGAACAACATCGAAACCAGGCACTCGGTCTCGCTGTGCTTGCTCTTCTGCCCGGTTGGGATCCTGTGTCATGTGGCGACTAAG GTCATTTGGCATCACATGTTACATATCCAGCTCTAA
- the LOC120676162 gene encoding endonuclease 2-like, which produces MEATAALLPLLLLLAAALPAPSHGWGVDGHLMVCQIAQGRLSGAAAAAVRDLLPSYAGSNLSSLCSWADDVKFRYPWSSALHYIDTPDELCAYSYDRDCKDEDGVKGRCVAGAINNYTSQLLTYGRSSAAQYNLTQALLFLSHFIGDIHQPLHVGFTSDRGGNTIDVHWYRRKTVLHHVWDANIIQTAEDDFYGDGVADYIDALKKNIAGEWSEQVPSWEDCGKNQTACPDIYASESIAAACDWAYKGVDEDSTLEDAYFSSRLPVVNLRLAQGGVRLAATLNRIFS; this is translated from the exons atggaggcgacggcggcattgcttccgctgctgctgctcctggccGCGGCCCTGCCGGCTCCGTCGCACGGCTGGGGAGTCGACGGCCATCTCATGGTCTGCCAGATCGCGCAG GGCCGcctgagcggcgcggcggcggcggcggtgagggacCTGCTGCCCTCCTACGCCGGCAGCAACCTCAGCAGCCTCTGCTCCTGGGCCGACGACGTCAAGTTCCGGTACCCCTGGTCGTCGGCGCTCCACTACATCGACACCCCCGACGAACTCTGCGCCTACAGCTACGACC GGGACTGCAAGGATGAGGACGGCGTCAAGGGACGGTGCGTCGCCGGCGCCATCAACAACTACACCTCGCAGCTCCTCACGTACGGGAGATCTTCTGCTGCCCAAT ATAACCTGACGCAAGCGCTTCTGTTCCTTTCACACTTCATTGGAGACATTCACCAG CCACTTCATGTGGGGTTTACTTCTGACAGAGGAGGGAACACCATCGACGTCCACTGGTACAGAAGGAAGACTGTCCTGCACCAT GTTTGGGACGCCAATATCATCCAGACGGCCGAGGACGACTTCTACGGCGATGGCGTCGCGGATTATATCGACGCACTGAAGAAAAACATAGCT GGAGAATGGTCGGAGCAAGTGCCTAGCTGGGAAGATTGCGGCAAGAACCAGACTGCATGCCCAGACAT ATATGCATCTGAGAGCATCGCTGCAGCGTGCGACTGGGCGTACAAGGGTGTTGATGAAGACTCGACACTGGAAG ATGCTTATTTCTCCAGCAGGCTGCCGGTCGTCAACTTGAGGCTAGCGCAGGGCGGT
- the LOC120676158 gene encoding uncharacterized protein LOC120676158, with protein sequence MAMEDVAGASSSSSMAAAASDPSHGWQTVSYPKRNRKHQPQPPRAAAPDLALQANGKAGVFDAVEKRSQERHRALQQQLAARAADLDDARIAAAAGYSDDEDSDEAAAPRQEGEPKKPKKPKVKKPKVTVTEAAALIDAENLAAHLIDISGSYENQQDIQLMRFADYFGRAFVTVSAAQFPWAKMFKESPVSKMVDIPLCHIPEPVIKTAGDWISQRSSGALGDFVLWCIDSIMSELSGPAAGTKGSKKVVQQSPRAQVAIFVVLAMTLRRKPEVLINIMPKIMGNNKYLGQEKLPIIVWVIAQASQGDLVTGMFCWAHSLFPTLCAKSSGNPQARDFALQLLERILSVPKARSILLNGAVRKGERLVPPASFDLFMRATFPVSSARVKATERFEAAYPTVKELALAGPPGSKTVKQASQQLLPLCAKAIQENNAELTREAVDVFIWCLTQNTESYKQWERIYLENIEASAAVLSKIAIDWKDMSPKLSVEALKATVKNLKAKNEAALESVTDAGKQASIKEADKHCKVILGKLTRGATCLKSSLVVIALAVAAGFVLSPDMNIPSELEKLQAMVSSHLSF encoded by the exons ATGGCGATGGAAGACGTCGCgggggcctcctcctcctcctcgatggcggcggccgcctccgaCCCCTCGCACGGCTGGCAGACGGTGTCCTACCCCAAGCGCAACCGCAAGCATCAGCCGcagccgccccgcgccgccgcgcccgatcTGGCGCTGCAGGCCAACGGCAAGGCGGGCGTCTTCGACGCCGTCGAGAAGCGCTCGCAGGAGCGCCACCGCgcgctgcagcagcagctcgccgccAGGGCGGCCGACCTCGACGACGCGCggatcgccgcggccgccggctacTCCGACGACGAGGACTCGGACGAGGCCGCGGCCCCGCGCCAGGAGGGGGAGCccaagaagcccaagaagcccaaGGTGAAGAAGCCCAAGGTGACGGTGACCGAGGCCGCCGCGCTGATCGACGCCGAGAACCTCGCCGCGCACCTCATCGACATCTCG GGATCGTACGAGAATCAGCAGGACATTCAACTGATGAGGTTTGCTGACTACTTTGGCCGAGCATTTGTAACAGTAAGCGCAGCCCAGTTTCCATGGGCAAAGATGTTCAAGGAATCCCCAGTGTCCAAGATGGTTGAC ATCCCATTGTGCCATATTCCCGAGCCAGTCATCAAGACGGCCGGTGATTGGATCAGTCAAAGATCATCCGGTGCCCTGGGAGACTTTGTTTTGTGGTGTATAGATAGCATCATGTCTGAATTGTCAGGGCCAGCAGCAGGAACTAAGGGTTCAAAGAAGGTTGTCCAACAGTCTCCAAGGGCTCAG GTTGCAATCTTTGTTGTTCTTGCCATGACTTTAAGAAGGAAGCCTGAGGTACTAATAAACATTATGCCGAAGATAATGGGAAACAATAAATATCTTGGACAGGAAAAGCTTCCCATCATTGTCTGGGTTATTGCTCAG GCATCTCAAGGTGACCTAGTGACTGGTATGTTTTGCTGGGCTCATTCCTTATTTCCCACATTATGTGCGAAGTCAAGTGGGAATCCTCAGGCAAGAGATTTCGCTTTGCAGTTGCTTGAAAG AATTTTGTCTGTCCCCAAAGCTCGATCAATCTTATTGAATGGAGCTGTTAGAAAGGGGGAGCGCCTGGTTCCCCCTGCTTCATTTGATTTATTCATGAGAGCCACGTTTCCTGTTTCTAGTGCTCGGGTCAAG GCTACAGAAAGGTTTGAAGCGGCCTATCCAACAGTCAAGGAGTTGGCTCTTGCTGGTCCTCCTGGCTCTAAAACTGTGAAACAAGCATCACAACAACTTTTGCCTTTGTGTGCAAAGGCAATACAAGAAA ACAATGCAGAGCTCACCAGGGAGGCTGTTGATGTATTTATTTGGTGCTTGACTCAAAACACAGAGTCATACAAGCAATGG GAAAGAATCTATCTTGAAAATATTGAAGCCAGTGCTGCTGTCCTGAGCAAAATTGCAATTGATTGGAAAGATATGTCTCCTAAGCTCAGTGTTGAAGCTCTTAAGGCAACCGTGAAGAACTTAAAGGCTAAG AATGAGGCAGCGCTAGAGTCAGTGACAGATGCTGGGAAGCAGGCATCTATCAAAGAAGCAGATAAGCACTGCAAGGTGATCCTTGGAAAGCTGACCCGTGGTGCCACCTGCCTGAAGAGCAGCCTCGTTGTGATCGCGCTCGCTGTTGCTGCTGGCTTCGTGCTATCTCCTGACATGAACATTCCATCTGAGCTGGAGAAGCTCCAGGCGATGGTCTCATCACACCTGTCGTTCTAA